tgtgaaaaatattttattttaatgattaccatttgcaaaatatttttatgttagcagtaacatatattttaatagtttatatttgAACATTGAATGAATTGTTATACTTGCAAGTGACTGAATTACAAaataggttgttaagaatgtgattgcaattttaattcatattttcatgctactttctttaggttggtaatcatattttctctaaatgtgtttgattaaagatgagattaaagttgtgttttttttaaaaaaattttagaaccgaaaataaCACCGAATCGAACTGTATTTAACCGtaaaaattggtacaatacggtacggatctttttatatttggtacgatactggtaccttcaattttaaaagaaccAAGGTTTGGTATTGTATTGGTGATTTATAGATAACTGAATTGGACAGATCCGTACTCAGCCCTAGTATTGTCTGtgaattttactaattaaattcattattattatatttattatttatatttatatattataattagtttttaatttgaaaaatttaatattaaattataattttatctaagttaaatttttattactcatataattaacaatctaataataattataataataataattattcaaataataaaaatattattatttaatttaaaaaaatcattgatgtaaattataaaataaaaataacaaaaatatatagcCTTTTAATAgctcttaaaatatttattttcaccataataataaatttgcattaggtattttaattaaaaattagtattaaatagtttattgtattttaattagaattagtatgaaataaatatgagACTAAtgtaaatcaattaaattattattattattacatctttttattttagcatGCTTTAAAGACATTATATATGAAATCACaactcaattttaattcaaattattcttataaaatattataatttatttattgtatttctagaattagacttaattataataaatagttaaaaattataatagagctagaattttagaaataaacttatacttaataaattaataatattgaattaaattaataaaaaataaaattattgtaattaattaaaaaaataagatcaTCAATAGGTCTATTCACTTTTCGCAcctttatatatgttatgatatataaaaatataaacttcaaatatgagattttaaacctaaaataataaaaataatatttatataatcttataaaagaaatggTAGTTAGAGTTTCATTTAATGCAAAATTACTCATTTAACAACTAAATAAAATGCAGCTTCATGAATGTGGATCATTTTATCCGGGTAAATTTCACAGATGGTCCCTCACTTATATGAAATGTATcaccaaaatttttcaagttcCATTTGTAACAGAAAACTCTCCAAATTAATGTTGGCCTAATAGTAAATTCCTCGACGTCAGCTTTTGTTCAAGTTGTTAACCGAATACTAAATTGGCAGCTCAcgtataaaaaaaagaagaaaagaaagaaagctaagaaatttttttccaTATCAGCAAGACACTTAAGCTTACATTTCCTTTCTTTATTAAGCTCACATTTTTGTCCTTTTAACCATCACTTTACTctttcttcactattttctattatctaaccctataaactttatattttctcCCTGTGTTTGTAAATGGAAAACAACGATGAAGAACAACAAAGCTATAAGATTGATTTTGAGCCCTACGGTGAATACTTTCACGGTGACTATTTCAAAGAGAATGTCTATGTGGATTCACAACTAAAGTGTGGGTTTCATGGTCTGAGAGAAACCCAGGCAGAAGGTATCTCAAATATGCTAGTGGGAGctgcaaatatttttattggtttGATGAGAGGTTCAGTGAGCATATATACAACTTGCTTCGAACATTGAagaaacatgagaaaaaaattgagtTGGAAGGTTTTTAATTTGAACGATGATGTTGAAAGAGCTAGTATAAGGGATTTCTTGGCTATGTAGAATGAAATCAAATTGTTGAAGGAAGAGATGAAGAAGATTGACGAATATGAAAAGCAAGTGAATGCACTGAAGCAAAGGAATGAGCTATTGCAGACTACTTTGGTCGTGGTTGTTGCTATTTTTGTTGCGCTTAGTGCACTAAgctttatatagttttattaggttttttctGGGGGTGCTTAAAGCTGTGAGTTTATATCACCAAAGTCCCCATACcttttaattatgtaatgCCACTATCcctattaatgaaaatttcatcaagatttattatgaaaaaaaaatacttttggACCAAATATTGTGCCTAAAATAATATAGGAAATGAAAAAAACTATAGAACAGAACCTGCTCACACAAAGAATACTTCAAAGAAAGTCtgttactaataatttataattgaaacaATCAACTGAAATGTCCATGTTTCAATTGTAAAACACAAAATACCATTCTTCCAATAAAATGTGATCTTATTCCTCTAACATTGCCAAAAGAGATAGTAGTTAATGTGTATTATTTGCTACCTATTTTTTGGTTCATAGACAATCTtacaaaatacaaaataatgcCTATCATGTACAACtttaaaattgtcaaaaaaataactatGAAGATTCAATTCTTGGTCTTCTTTATGTGTTGCATGAATCTGGATGGCACCTCTATTCCTTGAGCTTTTTTCCTCTTCATCCTTTTTACTTGATCTTAAACAGGTTGGATTATTTCAAGAGCAGGAGATCTGTCATTAGGAACTTGAGAGGATGTGCTCTTTTAATTACTAGAGAGTTCCATAGCTTCAGTATGGATAGTATATGCATAGTCTATCCTACTAGGGCCCTAAATCAAAAATGTTATTCTCAATTAAGtctagataataataaaaaagctagaaagtgttaaaaaatatgagataAAATAACACTTACAAAGATTCCATCGATTGAACTAATGGTACTTCCTTGTGTTGCATCAAATTGAGGACGAAAATCATTGTTGGTCATAGGAACATCAAATAGAGTTGTCGGTATTGCCTCAGCCTTGGCAGAATATTGTCCTCCAGTAAAGTCTATCTCAGCATATACACTAGTGCCCTCCTAGTTAACATTgtaaaaaacataataaatttgacattatatataaaatgacaaaaaaacacataattcgATGAAGCTTGTGTCCCCTAATATTCATTGTGGGGTAAGTCTTCCCATGGTATCTTTTATTATCTCCCAATTTTCCACTTACATTACATTTCATAAAAATGACACATTTCCTTGGTAACTTTCCTTATGTTCTATTCTTCTttgctttctattttatttcatcaactttctttcttctcgCCTTTGCTTTTCtgcatttcttcttctttatagGTGTTGGCAGAAGAATAATGCCAGGTGGTATAGGATGTGGCTCCCATAACTCAAGACCATTTAAAGGGTGTATCACATGGCTATAAATCTTCTggtatgtttttattttatagaaatcaTCCACATAATTCTCAAGTTGTtcattattcttaaatatGCATGCACAAGCATCCACACAATGAATACCTATTAGTTCCCACTTTCTAAAAGTGTAAGTCTTCCCTACCATATCAACTACAAACTGTCCATCAGCTCCAATAACTTGCACTTTTGGTCTACTAGAAAATGTGGCTGTATAATCAGAATTTTCCCTCTTAATCTTCTCAAGCTTCTTCTGAATCTTATGACACAACaaccttttcatttttctctcaAACACTTACTTTTTTTGTatcctttttattaattgggTCCTAGTCATCTTGAATATTGTAATTAGTGGCCTACTCCTTGCAGTAGTCCTTAAAAACACCCTACTCTAATGTTCTAGTGATCTTTCATCTATCCATGCTTTAGTTGCCTCACTCTTTTTCTCGATTTCTTCTAACCAATACTTGAGCTTTTGTTCATATGAGGCTCTATCAACATTCTTCAAAAACTTTCTCGAATCCATGTCACTGAACTTACTCTTGAAATTTACCTTAATGTGTCTCAAACATAGTCTGTGTTCAGAATTAGAAAAGTGTTTCTAAACAGCTTTGACAATACCGTGCATACataaaaaatggaaataaaagATCTTTAGATATTTAAGAAACAACCATAAACATCTTGCAGATTACTACTCACCTTTTGTCTATCACTCATGAAGATCCATTGGTATGAGTTGTATATCTGTAGATCCTCCTTTATAAGCTCAATGAACCATTTCCAATTTGCATTACTCTCTACTTTCATCAAAGCAAATGCAAAAGGAAACATGCAGTCATTAAGATCAATTCCTCTATAAGTTTCTTTTGAGAAGCATCCATCTAAACAAACTAATGGCCTACATCCTTCTTTGAAACCTTTTTTCAATCTACTAGACATACATACATTCCTTTAAACTTCTCCTTTGGTTCTTTGAACTCCACAATTTTACGAGGGTTAGTCTTCATCAGTTCGTGCTTATAATCATACAATTTTGAAAACTGTAAGTCCTCATCACCATTTACTTTCTTAAGTGCATAATCCCTTACCCTCCAAGCCTTCATCCTATCTATGGTCAGTTTTATATCTTTCTTGACTCTTGTTATAAAAGCTTGTAAATCCCATGCAAAGTCAATACTAAATTCATCCAAGTATTTCTCTGCTAGATACTTGGAAGTTACATGAAAGTTTGAATGTATTTTGCAATAACTGTGTTACAAGTTCATTAACTTCACTTGAAAGATTTTGTCATCATTATCATTAGGCCTGAATTTGCTAGCATAAAACTAGAATTCACATTTTCTATAACATATAGTCTTCActattcttttatcattttttaaaaatacagtTGATATCTATGCTTGATACCCCACTACTTGCAGGCCTCTTTAATTCTTCCTTATCCTTAAACAACATTCTAACTTCAAACTTAGTATATTCCATGTTTTTTTCTGTattgaatttagaaaacttcaacttcttctttttactaCCCTCCTCTTCATCCTCAGCCTCAGATGCACTCACATCTTTATCTGAATCATGCTTATAGTATGATGATCCTTCATTtaagtcaaattttaatattgcatcaACCCCACTAGCTTTAACCTACTTTCCATTACCTTTGGGCTTGCTCCTTATGTTAACTCTTGCATGCTCACCTTCAATAATACCTCCACCATCATTTAACTGGCCAGTCTCCCTAAAAACAGCTTGTAGATCTTCATCTCCATCAATAATATCATAGTCTGAATCCACTATGACATCTTCACCCTGATTACTAACAGTAGTAAGTGTAGCTTCAGGTTGTTATTCTTGTTGTGCCACGTACCCTGTAATATTGTCATTATTCTGCAAACTCTCTGCATCAATCTTTGCTTCTACAATCTCATGCTCATCCTCATTCCAATCACTCACATACTCACTGCCACTCTTATCCACTTCTTCATTCTCTACAGTTACACTTCCAccttatttaatatataaaggtTTCTGCCCTCCACCAAAACTCACAATCCCTTCAAATGCACTTTCTGTAGCTTCACATGTATCAGAGGTTTTGTTCACCATATCCTCTTTCTCAATTTCCTCAATAACTGCACTACTCTTTGTTTGAGGATATACTGCATACAACAACTCTTCTTCACTCAAATGTTTCACATAAACATCAATCTCTCCCCCACCTTCACTTATTGCCAATAGAGCTATTTTAAATACACATACATCATTTTTTAAAGTCTTTAGGTCTGCCTTAAAGTCACTACCAGGAAGCTTCTAGTAGTATATTATATTAGCAACATGTCCTAATGATTTCACCCACAAATCTATCCTAACCAATGATAATATATCAGTGTCAAAATCCTTATAATCAACATCCCCATCATGATAACCCCATTCCCCAAAATGACCACCCTGATGAAGGCTATTATGGTAGTTTTACAATGCAAGCCACCTATTACAAATATCCATTTCAATATTGTTTACCTTATCAATTCACACcaacaaacaaaaatttagCAATAATTATTGTACTATTCAaaactctatttttattactttattcaACTAAAAGCAGTAATTCGATATGTGGAACTACATACTTtaaatacatgttttattaaGATTCCATATGCTATATGTAAAAAGTTAgggatttaaaaatttacttatcCAACTAAAAAATAAGGTTTTTACTCAATCTTCAATAAAGTTAGAGTTTTAAGAATTAGCATATCTGGCTCTCTTGGTGTCACCATCCTCAAATGGTGGACCTGCAAGATAGGTCGCTTTTTTCAGTAAACTCCTTTACCAACCCCACTAACAAGctttgaaaattatttctcCTTTTCCAAACAAAGATGTCGAGCGACAATATTAAGCTCCCACCATAACTGATAAACATATACCAACATTTCTCCAAACCTTCTATTTGATTGCTTCAGTAACACCATACAATGTTTGCAAGTGATTTTAGGgatttttcctttgattgaacttaggaagaagagagaaaaagttTTGGAAgacaaaagagagagaaaataatgatgTTGGGTGGACAACGGTTGTATGTCTCTTATTGATGTGTTGTTTCATTATGAcatgtctttttctttaaaactcCTTAAGCTCA
The sequence above is drawn from the Ricinus communis isolate WT05 ecotype wild-type chromosome 7, ASM1957865v1, whole genome shotgun sequence genome and encodes:
- the LOC125370698 gene encoding uncharacterized protein LOC125370698; the encoded protein is MSSRLKKGFKEGCRPLVCLDGCFSKETYRGIDLNDCMFPFAFALMKVESNANWKWFIELIKEDLQIYNSYQWIFMSDRQKEGTSVYAEIDFTGGQYSAKAEAIPTTLFDVPMTNNDFRPQFDATQGSTISSIDGIFVSVILSHIF